In one Mucilaginibacter sp. PAMB04168 genomic region, the following are encoded:
- a CDS encoding STAS domain-containing protein produces the protein MLNVLKEEAKYLLVEVNLTEANLSHAEQFKSELISLLNTKKRSIWLDMAKVTYVDSSFLGALVAALKHAMPMQCDVVLLSPQQDISDLLKLIRLDKVFKIYAGEQDAVQAIG, from the coding sequence ATGCTTAATGTTCTTAAAGAAGAAGCTAAATATTTATTAGTTGAGGTTAACTTAACGGAGGCAAACTTAAGCCATGCCGAACAGTTTAAAAGCGAGTTGATCAGCCTTCTCAATACAAAAAAACGCAGTATTTGGCTTGATATGGCAAAAGTGACCTATGTGGACAGCTCATTTTTGGGTGCCCTGGTAGCTGCCTTAAAACATGCAATGCCTATGCAGTGCGATGTGGTATTGTTAAGCCCGCAGCAGGACATCAGCGATCTGCTAAAACTAATCAGGCTGGATAAAGTGTTTAAAATATACGCTGGCGAACAGGATGCTGTACAGGCGATTGGATAG
- a CDS encoding beta-1,6-N-acetylglucosaminyltransferase, which produces MRIAHLILAHNNPNQLELLIRRLTYADDVVYVHLDKKTPLAPFGYLRTLKNVFFVDKRVSVKWGASSMVDATINGFTEILATGTKYDFINLLSGCDYPLQRPEYIHDYLSQHKGKTFMSFRAISNDWQEAIPRIELYHLNNYKFPGVFIAQRLLNQLLPKRSMPNALIPVGQSQWFTASGDAVAYILNFWKQNPQLRRFIGLTWGPDEFVFQTILYNSPFYERLVNNNLRYIDWSAGGASPKTLTIADQSKLLASNNLYARKFDLDKHGDIMQLIDQKLGNDSRVASA; this is translated from the coding sequence ATGAGAATAGCGCATTTGATATTGGCTCACAACAACCCCAACCAGTTGGAACTGCTCATCAGGCGATTGACTTATGCCGATGATGTGGTGTATGTACATTTGGATAAAAAGACACCATTGGCACCCTTCGGCTATTTAAGAACGCTAAAAAACGTATTTTTTGTAGACAAAAGAGTGAGTGTAAAATGGGGTGCCAGCAGCATGGTAGATGCCACTATTAATGGTTTTACTGAAATACTGGCAACCGGTACAAAGTACGATTTTATAAACCTGCTCAGTGGTTGTGACTACCCCCTGCAAAGACCCGAATATATTCATGATTATTTGAGTCAGCATAAAGGTAAAACCTTTATGAGCTTTAGAGCCATAAGTAATGACTGGCAGGAAGCCATTCCCCGTATTGAGCTGTATCACTTGAATAATTATAAATTTCCCGGAGTTTTTATAGCGCAAAGACTTTTAAATCAGCTTTTGCCTAAGCGGAGTATGCCCAACGCATTGATACCGGTAGGGCAATCGCAATGGTTCACAGCATCAGGTGATGCGGTGGCTTATATATTAAATTTTTGGAAACAGAACCCACAATTAAGGCGCTTTATAGGCTTAACCTGGGGGCCGGATGAATTTGTATTTCAAACCATCCTTTATAACTCGCCTTTTTATGAGCGGCTGGTGAACAATAATCTACGGTATATTGATTGGTCGGCCGGAGGCGCAAGCCCGAAAACACTTACTATTGCCGACCAAAGCAAGCTTTTAGCATCAAACAACTTATACGCACGCAAATTTGACCTGGATAAGCATGGTGATATAATGCAGCTTATTGATCAAAAGCTGGGTAACGACAGCAGGGTGGCTTCAGCCTAG
- a CDS encoding oligosaccharide flippase family protein — protein MWLKVITLVKNKHFLSLAGNVIMSGLGLVTMVLIYHALSVNDAGIWVFFQSILILVDTFRSGFITTAFIKFYAGADTKRMAEVAGSAWWLGLIITALLLFINIPAFLVTPYIHDESILMFCRWFGLNYIFSLPWFMATCVLQGEQRFDRLLYVRLVNQASFLLGVLLLFILGKVNVIAVLYIYLGANLLTSIYALAMGWTRISSLTQRSQQGIKDMFHFGKFSVGTTLISNLFRTSDTFVINFILNKQAVAIYNLGQTLMQLVEIPLRSFAATGMPELSAAYNQNNRFSVISIMKRYTGTLSIVLIPAVILGCLFADLPIYLIGGNKYAGTDAANVFRLFLTFALLYPADRFFALTLDVIHHPKVNFYKVLVMLVANIVFDWAGVYLLGSIYGIAIATVFPVLIGTLIGYRALCRYYPFTIGSIYATGYRQVKYWISKSLNKSTAVNLF, from the coding sequence ATGTGGCTAAAAGTTATCACCCTGGTTAAAAACAAACACTTCCTTTCGCTGGCTGGCAACGTCATTATGTCGGGTTTGGGGTTGGTTACCATGGTGCTGATATATCATGCCTTATCTGTGAACGATGCCGGTATCTGGGTGTTCTTTCAATCCATTTTAATTCTGGTAGATACCTTTCGGTCGGGCTTTATTACTACGGCCTTCATTAAATTTTACGCCGGTGCCGATACCAAACGCATGGCCGAAGTAGCCGGCTCGGCCTGGTGGCTGGGCCTCATCATTACAGCACTGCTACTGTTCATAAATATTCCCGCATTTTTAGTAACACCCTATATACATGATGAGAGTATTTTGATGTTTTGCCGGTGGTTTGGTTTGAACTATATCTTTTCGCTACCGTGGTTTATGGCTACCTGCGTGTTGCAGGGCGAGCAACGTTTCGACCGGCTTTTATACGTGAGGCTGGTTAACCAGGCTTCATTTCTGTTAGGGGTGTTGTTGCTGTTTATTTTAGGCAAGGTAAACGTAATAGCCGTATTGTACATATACCTGGGGGCCAACCTGCTTACCAGTATTTATGCACTTGCAATGGGATGGACGCGCATTAGCTCCCTTACGCAACGCAGCCAGCAGGGCATAAAGGATATGTTTCACTTTGGTAAGTTTAGTGTGGGGACTACCTTAATATCCAATCTCTTCCGCACATCTGATACCTTTGTCATCAACTTTATTCTTAACAAGCAGGCGGTAGCCATTTATAACCTGGGCCAAACGCTAATGCAACTGGTTGAGATTCCGCTGCGAAGTTTTGCCGCCACCGGTATGCCCGAACTATCTGCCGCTTACAACCAGAACAACCGGTTTTCGGTCATAAGCATTATGAAGCGCTATACCGGAACACTGAGCATTGTATTGATACCGGCTGTGATACTGGGCTGCCTTTTTGCCGATTTACCTATTTACCTTATAGGTGGCAACAAATATGCAGGCACGGATGCAGCAAACGTATTCCGCCTGTTTTTAACATTTGCCTTACTATACCCGGCCGACCGCTTTTTTGCACTCACGCTGGATGTAATACACCATCCAAAAGTGAACTTTTATAAAGTACTGGTAATGCTCGTAGCTAATATAGTTTTTGACTGGGCAGGCGTGTACCTGCTGGGCAGTATTTACGGCATAGCCATAGCAACCGTATTCCCGGTACTGATTGGAACGCTGATAGGCTATCGTGCTTTGTGCAGGTATTATCCGTTTACCATTGGCAGTATATATGCAACCGGTTACCGGCAGGTTAAGTATTGGATTAGTAAAAGCTTAAACAAAAGCACCGCTGTAAACCTGTTTTAG
- a CDS encoding glycosyltransferase — MDVNVNHFPEVTLLITHYNRSQSLERLLKTFNDQQMSFGGIIVSDDGSKPEHQKKLQELQSVYGYNLVTTPQNRGLGNNINKGQDAVSTPYTLYVQEDFEPKPQFLQHLKDANNFMQADAGLDIARFYAYFSYPYTKAYGKGFAEMVFKPQLWANNHIKFYMYSDHPHLRRTSFFQKFGRYAEGVKGDITEYRMAKSFIQHKGRGIFFENYNDLFYQKNSSDEPSTMNRAGWRESKNPLALALRYVYLQFKLMRWTYDVLYRK, encoded by the coding sequence ATGGATGTTAACGTAAATCACTTTCCAGAAGTTACCTTATTAATTACACATTATAACCGCAGTCAATCGCTGGAGCGCCTGCTAAAGACTTTTAACGACCAGCAGATGAGCTTTGGCGGTATTATAGTGTCTGATGACGGTAGTAAGCCGGAGCATCAAAAAAAATTACAGGAGCTGCAAAGTGTATACGGTTACAACTTGGTTACTACGCCTCAAAATAGGGGATTGGGCAATAACATCAACAAGGGGCAGGACGCCGTTTCTACACCTTACACGCTCTACGTACAAGAGGACTTTGAGCCCAAGCCACAATTTTTGCAGCACCTTAAAGATGCAAATAACTTTATGCAGGCAGATGCCGGGCTTGATATTGCCCGTTTTTATGCCTACTTCAGTTACCCTTATACCAAAGCCTATGGCAAGGGTTTCGCCGAAATGGTTTTTAAGCCCCAGCTGTGGGCTAATAACCACATTAAATTTTACATGTACAGCGATCACCCGCATTTGCGGCGCACCTCTTTCTTTCAAAAATTTGGGCGATATGCAGAAGGTGTTAAAGGCGATATAACGGAGTACCGCATGGCCAAATCATTTATACAGCATAAGGGCAGAGGAATTTTTTTTGAAAACTATAACGACTTGTTTTACCAGAAGAACTCAAGTGATGAGCCGAGTACCATGAACCGGGCGGGCTGGCGCGAAAGCAAGAATCCGCTGGCACTGGCTTTGCGTTATGTATACCTGCAGTTTAAACTCATGCGCTGGACTTATGATGTGTTGTATAGAAAGTAA
- a CDS encoding glycosyltransferase: protein MPTQFPSVTLLVTHYNRSQSLERLLQAFQKQEIIFGDIVVSDDGSKSEQVVRLKELAANYNFRLVSAPQNNGLGNNINKGQDAVKTAYTLYVQEDFDPFAGYAVHLSNALTIMEERPDVDIARFYAYFKYPYLKPYKFGFSEMVFKIWYPGYKKFHVYSDHPHLRRSTFFEKFGRYAEGLKGDRTEFLMNLSFIKKKGKAVFYEDYQKLFDQVNSSDEPSTMTRSDLRQSNNPLIVLARALYRNVKHTWEVLF, encoded by the coding sequence ATGCCAACCCAATTTCCATCCGTTACCCTTTTAGTTACGCATTATAATCGCAGCCAGTCATTAGAGCGGCTTTTACAGGCATTCCAAAAACAAGAAATTATATTTGGAGACATTGTGGTATCGGATGATGGGAGCAAGTCGGAGCAGGTTGTGCGTTTAAAAGAACTGGCGGCAAACTATAATTTCAGACTTGTTTCAGCCCCCCAAAATAACGGATTGGGTAACAATATCAACAAGGGGCAGGACGCAGTAAAAACAGCTTATACGCTATACGTTCAGGAAGACTTTGACCCCTTTGCAGGTTATGCAGTTCATTTAAGTAATGCCTTGACCATTATGGAAGAGCGGCCCGATGTGGATATAGCCCGCTTTTACGCCTACTTTAAATATCCGTATCTCAAACCTTATAAATTTGGTTTCTCCGAAATGGTGTTTAAGATATGGTACCCTGGTTACAAAAAATTTCATGTTTACAGCGATCATCCGCACTTGCGCCGCAGTACATTTTTTGAAAAGTTTGGCCGCTACGCCGAAGGGTTAAAAGGCGACCGGACCGAATTTTTGATGAATCTTTCTTTTATTAAAAAGAAGGGCAAGGCCGTATTTTATGAGGATTATCAAAAATTGTTCGATCAGGTTAACTCATCAGACGAGCCCAGCACAATGACGCGCAGTGATCTGCGCCAGAGCAATAACCCGTTAATTGTGTTAGCAAGGGCTTTGTATCGCAACGTTAAGCATACGTGGGAAGTACTTTTTTAA
- a CDS encoding glycosyltransferase, translated as MSSGDLIKNKDIIIVGQQPWDVEIGSNCKNIALELSKHNRVLYVNSPLDRISLLRHKDSPNIKKRLEVIDGKVNGLIRLQENLWNYYPDEIIESVNWIKNNTIYTFLNKLNNKRFARSIKKAIKQLGFKDYVLFNDNDMFRSFYLKEMLQPALSIYYSRDFMLAVDYWKLHGTTMEPELIAKSDLCVANSTYLANYCKQYNPNSFYVGQGCDLDTFTGYNQQKQSPLDITYIPKPIIGYVGALQSIRLDIDIIKHMAKQRPGWNIVLVGPEDGEFQQSDLHRMPNVHFLGAKSPELLPAYISAFDVCINPQIVNQVTIGNYPRKIDEYLAMGKPTVATRTEAMSTFAEHVYLGDNKEDYVRLIDQALAENSETLQRERVRFAATHTWTNNVAEIYSAIKKVLPTYA; from the coding sequence ATGAGCAGCGGCGATCTAATAAAAAACAAGGATATTATTATTGTAGGACAGCAACCCTGGGATGTAGAGATAGGCAGCAATTGCAAAAATATAGCTCTTGAGCTAAGCAAGCATAACCGGGTGTTGTATGTTAACTCGCCGCTCGATCGTATATCGCTGCTAAGGCATAAAGATTCACCCAATATTAAGAAACGACTGGAAGTAATTGACGGCAAAGTTAACGGTTTAATACGCCTGCAGGAAAACCTGTGGAACTATTACCCTGATGAGATTATTGAATCGGTAAACTGGATTAAAAACAACACCATTTACACGTTTTTAAATAAGCTGAATAATAAACGCTTTGCCCGCAGTATTAAAAAGGCCATTAAGCAACTTGGTTTTAAGGACTATGTATTGTTTAACGATAATGACATGTTCAGAAGCTTTTACCTGAAGGAAATGCTGCAACCTGCATTAAGCATTTACTACTCGCGCGATTTTATGCTGGCTGTTGATTACTGGAAATTACACGGCACTACCATGGAGCCCGAACTGATAGCTAAAAGCGACCTTTGTGTAGCTAATTCTACTTACTTAGCTAATTACTGCAAGCAATACAACCCCAACTCCTTTTACGTAGGCCAGGGCTGTGATCTGGATACTTTCACGGGGTACAATCAGCAAAAGCAATCACCGTTGGATATCACTTATATTCCTAAGCCCATCATCGGTTATGTTGGCGCGCTGCAAAGCATCAGGCTTGATATAGACATTATAAAGCATATGGCTAAACAACGCCCGGGATGGAACATTGTACTGGTAGGCCCGGAGGATGGCGAGTTTCAGCAGAGCGATTTGCACCGCATGCCAAATGTTCATTTTTTGGGTGCCAAAAGCCCGGAGTTATTACCGGCTTACATCAGTGCGTTTGATGTATGCATCAATCCGCAGATTGTTAACCAAGTAACTATTGGCAATTACCCACGTAAAATTGACGAATATTTAGCTATGGGCAAGCCTACTGTTGCTACCCGCACCGAAGCTATGAGCACCTTTGCCGAGCATGTTTACCTGGGCGATAACAAGGAAGATTATGTACGCCTTATTGACCAGGCCCTGGCCGAAAACAGTGAAACGTTACAACGCGAACGTGTGCGTTTTGCCGCCACCCATACCTGGACCAACAACGTAGCTGAGATTTACAGTGCTATTAAAAAAGTACTTCCCACGTATGCTTAA
- a CDS encoding O-antigen ligase family protein produces the protein MTDFQATIKGSKTGGSIRQRLAKLFLVQKLNNPTGIVILLAAAAIIALGTAKMGLPFGILLLIAFGVLPLLHAIVNFPKFGIILQLIMAYFLFVLIRIGVPGPVGTLMDGIQALLLLGLIIRVKEDNHNWVYFKSPITTVLLIWLGYNILEFGNPFAESRLAWVYTIRTVAIVLLGYFVHLYSIRSVNYVRLLLKLWLLMSLIGALYAYKQEYIGFSAAEDAYLHSDPAIASLLFIAGHWRKFSTFSDPVAFSYNMVMPTILCICIIAGKFKLWKKVVLAICSALFMSAMLFSGTRGANVLLPAALLLFAILNYSQRVLIFTCVAAIFLLVLINIPTGNPNIQRFQTAFRPNNDDSYNLRKQNQKRIQPYILTHPMGGGLGATGDWGKKFAPGSFLASFPPDSGYIRVAVEEGWIGLFLFCLMMFTILKRGINNYYQMQDPELKTYCLAMTLIVFAYNIANFPQEALVQYPSNVFFYLEVALIEVTYRLDLAKQKEELQIQSFSTSSV, from the coding sequence GTGACGGATTTTCAGGCAACCATAAAAGGCAGCAAAACGGGCGGCAGTATCAGGCAGCGGCTGGCTAAGCTGTTCCTGGTACAAAAGCTTAATAACCCTACAGGTATCGTTATATTACTGGCAGCTGCGGCTATCATAGCCTTGGGTACCGCCAAAATGGGGCTGCCCTTTGGCATTCTATTGCTTATAGCCTTTGGTGTACTGCCTTTGCTGCATGCCATCGTCAACTTTCCCAAATTCGGTATTATTCTGCAGCTTATTATGGCTTACTTCCTGTTCGTACTCATACGCATAGGGGTGCCGGGGCCGGTAGGCACTTTGATGGATGGTATTCAGGCTTTGCTGTTACTGGGCTTAATTATCCGCGTAAAAGAAGATAATCACAACTGGGTTTATTTTAAAAGCCCTATTACTACGGTACTATTAATATGGCTGGGCTATAACATACTGGAGTTTGGTAATCCTTTCGCCGAATCGCGCCTGGCCTGGGTATATACCATACGTACTGTAGCTATTGTACTGCTGGGCTATTTTGTTCATTTATACAGCATACGCTCGGTTAACTATGTACGCCTGCTGTTAAAGCTCTGGCTGTTAATGAGCTTAATAGGCGCTTTGTATGCTTATAAACAGGAGTATATTGGCTTCTCGGCAGCCGAAGACGCCTATCTGCATTCTGATCCGGCTATTGCCTCGCTACTGTTTATTGCCGGTCATTGGCGCAAGTTCTCTACTTTTTCTGATCCGGTTGCGTTCTCTTATAATATGGTTATGCCTACCATACTATGCATTTGTATTATAGCAGGCAAGTTTAAACTTTGGAAAAAAGTGGTACTAGCCATATGTTCAGCATTGTTTATGTCGGCTATGTTATTTTCGGGCACACGAGGAGCTAACGTGCTTTTACCGGCGGCGTTGCTGCTATTTGCCATCTTAAATTACAGCCAGCGTGTACTTATTTTTACTTGCGTGGCAGCTATATTTTTGCTGGTACTTATTAACATACCTACCGGTAACCCTAATATTCAACGCTTTCAAACGGCATTCAGGCCTAATAACGACGACTCGTATAACCTGCGTAAGCAAAACCAAAAACGCATACAGCCTTACATACTTACCCACCCAATGGGCGGTGGGTTAGGCGCCACGGGCGACTGGGGTAAAAAGTTTGCACCGGGTTCGTTCCTGGCCAGCTTTCCGCCCGATAGTGGTTACATCCGCGTGGCAGTTGAGGAGGGCTGGATCGGCTTGTTCTTGTTTTGTTTAATGATGTTTACCATCCTGAAGCGGGGCATTAACAACTACTACCAGATGCAGGACCCTGAGCTAAAAACTTACTGCCTGGCCATGACACTGATTGTGTTTGCGTATAATATTGCTAACTTTCCGCAGGAAGCATTGGTGCAATACCCATCAAACGTGTTCTTTTACCTGGAGGTAGCTTTAATAGAGGTAACCTACCGGTTAGACCTGGCTAAACAAAAAGAAGAGCTACAGATACAATCTTTTAGTACATCATCCGTATAA
- a CDS encoding glycosyltransferase: MAVINTLWIIFQVLIGYNLVLPIVLYLFYSLKRKPQVLLSSPAEADYAIIVTAYEWVTAIPDVVASLLKLNYSNYLIYVVADKCDISTLHFEDERVVILRPEETLAGNVRSHFYAINRFKRQHDRLTIIDSDNLVEPEYLNELNKMFNQGFEAVQGVREAKNLDTTYACLDAARDIYYHFYDGKILFQVGSSATLAGSGMAFTTQLYRESLENRDVSGAGFDKVLQAAILSRNKRIAFTGKAIVWDEKTTHSDQLVKQRARWINTWFKYFGYGFTLLLKSVKNFSLNQFIFGLILLRPPLFIFLILALFCMFINIFISWAAVAVWMLGFLLFVLGFYTALAKSDTDKRVWQSLINIPKFIYFQILSLLKARKANQYSVATRGSQSTTDNI; encoded by the coding sequence ATGGCCGTAATAAATACGTTATGGATAATATTTCAGGTACTGATTGGGTATAACTTGGTGTTGCCAATAGTACTGTACCTTTTCTATAGCCTTAAAAGAAAGCCTCAGGTGTTGCTCTCATCCCCTGCCGAGGCAGACTACGCCATTATTGTAACCGCTTATGAGTGGGTAACTGCCATACCCGACGTGGTGGCTTCTTTACTAAAACTTAATTACAGCAATTATTTAATTTATGTTGTGGCCGATAAGTGCGATATCAGCACACTTCATTTTGAAGATGAGCGTGTAGTTATACTGCGCCCCGAAGAAACACTGGCGGGCAACGTTCGCTCCCACTTCTATGCCATTAACCGCTTTAAACGCCAACACGACAGGTTAACCATTATTGATAGCGACAACCTGGTAGAGCCCGAATATTTAAACGAACTGAACAAAATGTTTAACCAGGGCTTTGAGGCGGTACAGGGTGTACGAGAGGCCAAAAACCTCGACACTACCTACGCCTGCCTGGATGCAGCCCGCGATATATATTATCATTTTTATGATGGTAAGATTTTGTTTCAGGTAGGTTCATCGGCTACACTGGCCGGATCGGGCATGGCATTTACCACACAGCTTTACCGCGAAAGCCTTGAAAATCGCGATGTAAGCGGTGCCGGATTTGACAAGGTACTGCAGGCCGCCATACTAAGCCGAAACAAGCGCATTGCATTTACCGGAAAAGCCATTGTTTGGGATGAAAAGACCACCCACTCGGACCAGTTAGTTAAGCAGCGCGCCCGCTGGATAAACACTTGGTTTAAATACTTTGGTTACGGCTTTACGTTACTGTTAAAGTCGGTTAAAAACTTTAGTTTAAATCAGTTCATATTTGGGTTGATACTGTTGAGGCCACCGCTATTTATATTTTTGATACTGGCTTTGTTTTGCATGTTCATCAACATTTTTATTAGTTGGGCAGCTGTAGCTGTGTGGATGTTGGGCTTTTTGCTATTTGTATTGGGCTTTTACACTGCTCTGGCTAAATCTGATACGGATAAGCGCGTATGGCAATCGCTGATTAATATCCCTAAATTTATTTATTTTCAGATACTCTCATTGTTAAAGGCCCGTAAGGCAAACCAATACTCTGTTGCTACCCGCGGTAGTCAGAGCACAACAGATAATATCTAA
- a CDS encoding Wzz/FepE/Etk N-terminal domain-containing protein, translating into MDLSSFLKVLLRHKLTLVLVPLVTVIITYFLVRNQPDTYLSSGQIATGIVDQTQKSINTAAAVLQDQQVSQEFSNLIAMIRSKKMLDQVGYQLMIHELSSSTPFRKPSKLFLTLNASAKAHAIAVYKKFYNLRQPLSLFDPDQRGLHDLMASMRYDDQSLLNKLTVYRDGNSDFLFVQFESEDPNMSALVVNNLCQEFIAYYTLLVKENQRKAVNFYSDLLQAKGDTLQRRLDRLKDYKIKNRVLNLSEQAKSLYGQISDFETRREQSEKDAIAYKAAINEIDNQFDPADRRYLESSMVRINQQLMRTRTQLETVNNEYVQSGFKPEYQERIDSLTRLMSSQISRASDKYIVNPMVNKQSLIAQKLTMQIQYDLAKSSAGSIERELIRLNNRLTRLVPHEAVVQSDESAIQIARDEYMDVLEKYNQTSLESNFSVNLRQIETAMPGAAQPSKKMLLVIISGVISVLFCVLILFVLFYLDNSVKNPRELANITKTPVLGYLHKLSGSTFDLRQIWNDTQSNDEHRRFKNLLQSIRFEIDNELKGNKVLLVNSIAQDEGKTFLALNLAYAYALVNKRVLLIDGDFTRPDITAAVKAKTFIEDYLTGNLPINELASTSKISTLGNKGNDISLLQIASSAIIGEKLSLLKSNFDIIIIEASALNTLNKSKEWISVADKVVTILKAGQTLKEHKKLHINYLQSLPNQFIGWVLNEVDKGQVPAEQQA; encoded by the coding sequence ATGGATTTAAGTAGTTTCCTAAAGGTATTACTCCGTCATAAACTTACACTGGTTTTAGTACCGTTAGTAACGGTAATCATTACCTACTTTTTGGTTCGTAACCAGCCCGATACCTATTTATCCAGCGGACAAATTGCTACCGGTATTGTAGACCAGACACAAAAAAGCATTAACACAGCGGCCGCTGTGCTGCAAGACCAGCAGGTGAGCCAGGAGTTCAGCAACCTGATAGCCATGATACGCTCCAAAAAGATGCTGGATCAGGTGGGTTACCAGCTCATGATTCATGAATTGTCTTCGTCAACGCCTTTTCGTAAACCCAGCAAGTTATTTCTAACACTCAATGCATCGGCAAAAGCACATGCCATAGCTGTTTACAAAAAATTTTATAACCTGCGGCAGCCGCTATCGCTATTTGACCCCGACCAGCGCGGGTTGCATGATCTGATGGCCTCCATGCGGTATGACGACCAGTCGTTACTTAACAAACTAACCGTTTACCGCGATGGCAACAGTGATTTTTTGTTTGTACAATTTGAGTCAGAAGATCCCAACATGTCGGCACTGGTGGTTAATAATTTATGCCAGGAGTTTATTGCTTACTATACGTTGCTGGTAAAGGAAAATCAGCGCAAAGCCGTAAACTTTTACAGTGATCTACTTCAGGCTAAAGGAGATACTTTACAACGGAGGTTAGACCGCTTAAAAGATTATAAAATTAAGAATCGGGTATTGAACCTGAGCGAGCAGGCCAAATCTTTGTACGGACAAATATCTGATTTTGAGACCCGGCGTGAGCAGTCTGAAAAAGATGCGATTGCCTACAAAGCGGCTATCAATGAGATTGATAACCAGTTTGACCCTGCCGATCGCCGTTACCTGGAAAGCTCAATGGTGCGCATTAACCAGCAGTTGATGAGGACACGTACCCAACTGGAGACCGTTAACAATGAGTATGTACAAAGTGGTTTTAAACCCGAATACCAAGAACGTATTGACTCGCTAACCAGGTTAATGAGCAGCCAGATCAGCCGGGCGTCAGACAAGTACATTGTTAACCCTATGGTAAACAAGCAAAGCCTCATTGCGCAAAAGCTAACCATGCAAATCCAGTATGATCTGGCCAAAAGCAGCGCTGGTTCAATTGAGCGCGAACTGATAAGGTTAAACAACCGCCTTACCCGACTGGTACCGCATGAAGCAGTAGTACAGTCTGACGAAAGCGCCATACAAATTGCACGTGATGAGTACATGGACGTACTCGAAAAATACAATCAAACCAGTTTAGAGTCTAACTTTTCGGTCAATTTAAGGCAAATTGAAACCGCCATGCCGGGTGCAGCACAGCCATCAAAAAAAATGCTGCTGGTTATTATTAGTGGGGTTATCAGTGTGCTGTTTTGTGTGCTGATATTGTTTGTGTTGTTTTACCTGGATAACTCCGTAAAAAATCCGCGCGAACTGGCCAACATCACCAAAACACCTGTACTGGGTTACCTGCACAAACTTAGCGGATCTACGTTCGACCTGCGCCAGATATGGAACGATACTCAGAGTAATGATGAACACCGGAGGTTTAAAAACCTGTTGCAATCAATTCGTTTTGAGATTGATAATGAACTGAAAGGCAATAAGGTGTTGCTGGTGAACAGCATTGCGCAAGATGAGGGTAAAACCTTTTTAGCCCTAAACCTTGCTTATGCCTATGCGCTGGTAAACAAAAGAGTATTGTTGATTGACGGCGACTTTACCCGACCTGATATTACAGCAGCCGTGAAAGCCAAAACGTTTATAGAAGACTACCTAACTGGCAATTTGCCCATTAATGAATTGGCATCTACCTCAAAAATTAGTACCTTGGGCAACAAAGGCAATGATATTTCGCTGTTACAAATTGCTTCTTCCGCTATAATTGGAGAAAAGCTATCTTTATTAAAATCAAATTTCGATATTATCATCATCGAAGCTTCGGCACTAAACACGCTCAACAAATCAAAAGAGTGGATTAGCGTGGCCGATAAAGTAGTTACCATTTTAAAAGCCGGTCAAACTTTAAAGGAGCATAAAAAACTGCACATAAACTATTTACAAAGCCTGCCTAACCAATTTATAGGCTGGGTGTTAAATGAAGTAGATAAAGGACAGGTACCTGCCGAACAGCAAGCCTAA